A window of the Enterobacteriaceae bacterium 4M9 genome harbors these coding sequences:
- a CDS encoding DgaE family pyridoxal phosphate-dependent ammonia lyase — translation MSSIYEKYRLKQVINASGRMTILGVSTPRPEVVEAVNTGMNHYFEMKDLVNKTGEYIAKLLGVEGATVVSCASAGIAQSIAAVLVKDSEWLLENLHVTPVENNEIVLPKGHNVNFGAPVGTMVALGGGKIVEAGYANECSGAQLAAAITPRTAAILYIKSHHCVQKSMLNVAQAAEVARAHNLPLIVDAAAEEDLQRYYHDGADLVIYSGAKAIEGPTSGLVIGRTQYVEWVKRQSNGIGRAMKVGKEGILGLTCAIEHYLTAAKESGAEMVAKMTPFIDSLNTLNGVSARVVWDSAGRDIARAEIKFDEATTGIATGDLVGALKQGEYAIYFRGYKANEGIIEADVRSVTAPQLDIIYRRISELLKEKQA, via the coding sequence ATGTCTTCGATTTATGAGAAATACCGTTTAAAGCAGGTCATTAATGCCTCAGGCCGCATGACCATCCTCGGCGTCTCTACGCCGCGCCCGGAAGTGGTGGAGGCCGTTAATACCGGCATGAACCACTACTTTGAGATGAAAGACCTGGTGAACAAAACCGGCGAATACATCGCGAAGCTGCTGGGTGTGGAAGGGGCAACGGTGGTGTCCTGTGCATCGGCTGGTATCGCCCAGTCCATCGCCGCCGTGCTGGTCAAAGACAGCGAGTGGTTGCTGGAAAACCTGCACGTCACGCCGGTTGAGAACAACGAGATAGTGCTGCCAAAAGGCCACAACGTTAACTTTGGCGCACCGGTCGGAACGATGGTAGCGCTCGGCGGCGGTAAAATCGTTGAAGCGGGCTACGCCAACGAATGCTCTGGTGCACAGCTTGCTGCCGCCATTACGCCGCGTACAGCCGCCATCCTTTACATCAAATCTCACCACTGCGTACAAAAAAGCATGCTGAACGTTGCTCAGGCAGCGGAAGTGGCGCGTGCGCACAACCTGCCGCTGATTGTCGATGCCGCAGCAGAAGAAGATTTGCAGCGCTACTACCACGACGGTGCCGACCTGGTGATTTACAGCGGCGCGAAAGCCATTGAAGGGCCAACCAGCGGCCTGGTGATTGGCCGCACCCAGTATGTGGAGTGGGTGAAGCGCCAGTCCAACGGCATTGGTCGTGCGATGAAAGTGGGTAAAGAAGGCATTCTTGGCCTGACCTGCGCTATTGAGCACTACCTCACCGCCGCGAAAGAGAGCGGTGCTGAGATGGTGGCCAAAATGACGCCATTTATCGACTCCCTCAACACCCTCAATGGCGTAAGTGCTCGCGTGGTGTGGGACTCTGCGGGCCGTGATATTGCCCGCGCTGAAATCAAATTTGATGAAGCCACCACCGGCATCGCTACGGGTGACCTGGTGGGCGCGCTCAAGCAGGGCGAGTACGCGATTTATTTTCGCGGCTACAAGGCTAACGAAGGCATTATCGAAGCCGATGTGCGCAGCGTTACCGCCCCACAGCTGGATATTATTTACCGTCGTATTAGTGAGTTACTTAAGGAGAAGCAGGCATGA
- a CDS encoding amidohydrolase/deacetylase family metallohydrolase: MFDLILRRARLADDSVIDIAIQDGKIAALGDVSGPAREEKNLEGKGYVSAGWIDSHVHCYPKSPIYHDEPDSVGIATGVTSVVDAGSTGADDIDDFYALTREATTEVYALLNISRVGLIAQNELSDMSHIDTAAASAAIKRYPDFIVGIKARMSSSVVGANGIKPLERAKLIQKENDDLPLMVHIGNNPPDLDEIADLLTSGDIITHCYNGKPNRILTPTGQLRASVSRALARGVRMDIGHGTASFSFAVAQQAIALGILPHTISSDIYCKNRINGPVYSLAAVMSKFLAIGMTLPEVIDCVTIHAAEGLRLGHKGRLAVGADADLTVFALRRQSTLFTDSENDTLQAEEQILPLAALRAGKWFMTEQGKAENVFDL, encoded by the coding sequence ATGTTTGACTTAATCCTGCGTCGGGCGCGCCTGGCGGATGACAGCGTTATCGATATCGCGATTCAGGACGGTAAGATAGCGGCACTGGGCGACGTATCCGGCCCGGCGCGTGAGGAAAAGAACCTTGAAGGTAAGGGCTACGTCAGCGCGGGCTGGATTGACTCTCACGTACATTGCTACCCCAAATCCCCGATTTACCACGACGAGCCAGACAGCGTCGGCATTGCAACCGGCGTGACGAGCGTGGTAGATGCAGGCAGCACCGGCGCGGATGACATTGATGACTTCTATGCGCTCACGCGTGAAGCCACCACCGAGGTGTATGCGCTGCTGAACATTTCCCGCGTTGGGCTGATTGCGCAAAACGAGCTGTCCGATATGTCGCATATCGACACAGCTGCCGCCAGCGCCGCCATCAAGCGTTATCCGGATTTTATCGTCGGCATCAAAGCGCGCATGAGCAGCAGCGTGGTCGGCGCAAACGGCATCAAGCCGCTGGAGCGCGCCAAGCTTATCCAGAAAGAGAACGACGACCTGCCGCTGATGGTACACATTGGCAACAACCCGCCGGATCTTGATGAAATTGCCGACCTGCTGACCTCTGGCGATATCATTACTCACTGTTATAACGGCAAGCCTAACCGCATCCTGACCCCGACCGGGCAGCTGCGTGCGTCCGTCAGCCGGGCGCTGGCGCGTGGCGTGCGTATGGATATTGGTCACGGCACGGCGAGTTTCAGTTTTGCCGTTGCACAGCAGGCTATTGCGTTGGGCATCCTGCCGCACACCATCAGTTCTGATATCTACTGCAAAAACCGCATCAACGGGCCGGTGTACAGCCTGGCTGCCGTGATGTCCAAATTCCTCGCCATCGGCATGACGCTGCCGGAGGTGATTGACTGCGTGACGATTCATGCTGCCGAAGGTTTACGTCTTGGTCATAAAGGCCGTCTGGCCGTTGGCGCTGACGCTGACCTGACGGTGTTTGCACTGCGCCGCCAGTCCACGCTGTTTACCGATTCTGAGAACGACACGCTGCAGGCAGAAGAGCAGATTCTGCCGCTGGCTGCACTGCGCGCCGGCAAGTGGTTCATGACTGAACAAGGGAAAGCCGAAAATGTCTTCGATTTATGA
- a CDS encoding DUF4310 family protein, which produces MEEKKGFWYADWSFPIFVGLLSSGVFAGTHMYYLYGIGAFNEVAFVAMLKAGIDTGAYGAVAAFGASFLFARIIEGSLVGILDIGGAIQTGVGLGVPALLLGAGFVFPVANFTASLITGLVIGLAIGYVIILARKFTVGQGNTTYGADVMMGAGNASGRFLGPLIILSAMGASIPIGLGSLLGALLFYVWQKPITGGAILGAMLFGAFFPVAL; this is translated from the coding sequence ATGGAAGAGAAAAAAGGTTTCTGGTATGCCGACTGGTCGTTCCCGATCTTCGTTGGCCTGCTTTCCTCCGGCGTGTTCGCCGGGACACACATGTATTACCTCTACGGCATCGGTGCCTTTAACGAAGTGGCCTTTGTGGCCATGCTGAAAGCCGGTATCGACACCGGCGCTTACGGCGCAGTCGCGGCGTTTGGCGCAAGCTTCCTGTTTGCCCGTATCATTGAAGGCTCGCTGGTGGGTATTCTCGATATCGGCGGTGCGATTCAGACGGGTGTAGGGCTGGGCGTACCGGCACTGTTGTTGGGCGCGGGTTTTGTTTTCCCGGTGGCTAACTTCACCGCCTCGCTGATAACCGGCCTCGTGATTGGTCTTGCGATCGGTTATGTGATTATCCTGGCGCGTAAATTCACGGTAGGCCAGGGCAACACCACCTACGGTGCGGATGTGATGATGGGAGCCGGTAACGCCTCCGGTCGCTTCCTGGGGCCGCTCATCATCCTCAGCGCCATGGGCGCATCCATTCCTATCGGCCTGGGTTCACTGCTTGGCGCACTGTTGTTCTACGTGTGGCAGAAGCCCATCACCGGCGGCGCAATCCTTGGAGCCATGCTCTTTGGTGCCTTCTTCCCGGTTGCACTCTAA
- a CDS encoding DUF4311 domain-containing protein, translating to MFLIILIKSLIIGGLVGVGVGAGAARMFHAPTSQGMGAFRTLGELNSCEGDPASHFSFGLGFFFNAWASSVAAGAFTQDVDHRIIPHWGAAALMIKNRNVAETLHDPRKMAIACGVIGMAVVTFLNMTASSVPESLQVTAVKVLVPAANLLVNTVMPVIFWLAAIDAGKRSGFWATIFGGLAQLIMGNAVPGLVLGILIGKGVEESGWNRITKVMMAAIIVLFVMSGFFRGFDMKLLESFHLGVPNWLELIHNSMSGK from the coding sequence ATGTTCTTAATAATATTAATAAAATCGCTCATCATCGGCGGGCTGGTTGGCGTCGGTGTAGGCGCGGGGGCGGCACGTATGTTCCACGCCCCGACCTCCCAGGGAATGGGGGCATTTCGCACACTGGGGGAACTGAATTCCTGTGAAGGCGATCCGGCATCGCACTTCTCATTTGGACTAGGTTTCTTCTTCAACGCCTGGGCATCTTCTGTTGCCGCAGGTGCTTTCACGCAGGACGTTGACCACCGTATTATCCCGCACTGGGGTGCTGCGGCATTGATGATCAAAAACCGCAACGTGGCTGAAACGCTGCACGATCCGCGCAAAATGGCGATCGCGTGTGGCGTGATTGGTATGGCGGTTGTCACCTTCCTGAATATGACCGCGTCTTCGGTACCGGAATCCCTGCAGGTCACTGCGGTGAAGGTACTGGTGCCAGCGGCAAACCTGCTGGTTAACACCGTGATGCCGGTTATCTTCTGGCTGGCGGCAATTGATGCAGGCAAACGCTCTGGCTTCTGGGCAACCATCTTCGGTGGCCTGGCACAGCTGATTATGGGTAACGCCGTACCGGGTCTGGTACTGGGTATCCTGATTGGTAAAGGCGTTGAAGAGAGCGGCTGGAACCGCATTACCAAAGTGATGATGGCGGCGATTATCGTTCTGTTTGTCATGAGCGGCTTCTTCCGTGGCTTCGATATGAAACTACTGGAGTCCTTCCACCTCGGCGTGCCGAACTGGCTGGAACTCATTCATAACTCGATGAGCGGGAAATAA